In one window of Drosophila ananassae strain 14024-0371.13 chromosome XR, ASM1763931v2, whole genome shotgun sequence DNA:
- the LOC26513919 gene encoding uncharacterized protein LOC26513919 has translation MQNDMVSIPAANMNGGLKAASAGTTVVTAGGVVPSSVLANAPRVFLTNASSAFMAGNRAGTVTATATTASSSAGAAAGAVRYFSQFGKIQKSPNLDSILMANGIGTPIKTNGSINQALLSVNKMDFLDSDPDIDTVIIEEDESDDSHKSSPSNSSPQQESELDQKPDLGVQKQDEPLELTQQSNSNSGTAAAATTETTGTEEPELDIVINNVVCSFSVRCHLKLRDIALNGSNVEYRRENGMVTMKLRHPYTTASIWSSGRITCTGATSEPMAKVAARRYARCLGKLGFPTRFQNFRIVNVLGTCSMPWAIKIVNFSERHRENASYEPELHPGVTYKMRDPKATLKIFSTGSITVTAASVNDVEAAIQHIFPLVFEFRKQRSPEELLHLRQKQRNLIGADPADLEEMIINDNKVAADNNIFVNTQAAHTKPEMQPVASALATSSINSVQRLKQYESYVQMVQQTQDERRHIPFQGDNNASSATAKSSTATAGTASSSAAAAASSSSSSTGDNICANARRRATECWATKLQNKRTRYNNIVNPESATSSSGNAAAGAAAHTRNPLKVAALANAKSRTGGVVVGTSGKIPVSQVLKQSSSRARNAQLHQQQQMQMQRPKLKHAPTYSPTDFEIDDLIEEEESNEYGLPY, from the exons ATGCAAAACGACATGGTCAGCATACCGGCAGCCAATATGAACGGTGGCTTGAAAGCGGCCAGTGCCGGTACCACTGTGGTCACAGCCGGCGGCGTAGTACCCTCCTCGGTGCTGGCCAATGCGCCACGCGTCTTCCTCACCAATGCCTCGTCGGCGTTCATGGCCGGCAATCGTGCCGGCACCGTTACAGCCACAGCCACCACGGCCTCCTCATCCGCGGGAGCAGCCGCCGGCGCTGTTCGTTACTTTTCCCAGTTCGGAAAGATCCAGAAGTCACCCAATCTCGATTCTATTCTAATGGCCAATGGCATTGGCACGCCCATCAAGACCAACGGGAGCATCAACCAGGCCCTGTTGTCGGTCAACAAGATGGACTTTCTGGACAGCGACCCGGACATAGATACTGTGATCATCGAGGAGGACGAAAGCGATGACAGCCACAAGTCGTCGCCCTCCAACTCATCCCCGCAACAGGAGTCGGAGCTGGATCAGAAGCCGGACTTGGGCGTTCAGAAGCAGGATGAGCCGCTGGAGCTCACCCAGCAGAGCAATTCCAACTCGGGAACGGCAGCAGCCGCAACCACTGAGACTACCGGCACTGAAGAACCCGAACTGGACATCGTCATCAACAATGTGGTGTGCTCCTTTAGTGTCCGATGCCACCTGAAGCTGCGGGACATCGCCCTGAACGGCTCCAATGTGGAGTATCGGCGGGAGAACGGAATGGTGACCATGAAGCTGCGCCATCCCTACACCACAGCATCGATCTGGTCCTCCGGCAGGATCACCTGTACCGGTGCCACCTCAGAACCCATG GCCAAAGTTGCAGCACGTCGGTATGCCAGGTGCCTGGGAAAACTGGGCTTCCCCACGCGCTTCCAGAACTTCCGGATCGTGAACGTGCTGGGCACCTGCAGCATGCCGTGGGCCATCAAGATAGTGAACTTCTCGGAGCGCCATCGTGAGAATGCCAGCTATGAGCCAGAGTTGCATCCGGGCGTCACCTACAAGATGCGCGATCCCAAGGCCACCTTGAAGATCTTCTCCACCGGCAGTATCACCGTGACAG CGGCTAGTGTCAATGATGTGGAGGCGGCCATCCAGCATATTTTCCCGCTCGTGTTTGAGTTCCGGAAACAGCGTTCGCCGGAGGAATTGCTACATCTGCGCCAGAAACAACGCAACCTGATTGGCGCCGATCCCGCCGACCTGGAGGAGATGATCATTAACGACAACAAGGTGGCGGCCGACAACAACATCTTTGTGAACACCCAGGCGGCCCACACGAAGCCCGAAATGCAGCCAGTTGCCTCGGCACTGGCCACCTCCTCGATCAACAGTGTCCAGCGTTTGAAGCAATACGAGAGCTATGTCCAAATGGTGCAGCAGACGCAGGACGAGCGTCGTCACATACCCTTCCAGGGTGACAACAACGCCTCATCCGCCACCGCCAAATCGTCGACAGCGACGGCGGGGAcagcctcctcctccgccgccgccgccgcatcatcctcctcctcctccaccggGGACAACATTTGTGCCAATGCCCGTCGCCGCGCCACGGAGTGCTGGGCCACCAAGCTCCAGAACAAGCGCACCCGCTACAACAATATCGTTAATCCCGAGTCGGCCACCTCGTCCTCCGGCAATGCCGCCGCCGGCGCCGCCGCCCATACACGCAATCCGCTGAAGGTTGCCGCTCTGGCGAACGCCAAGTCGCGTACCGGCGGCGTTGTCGTCGGCACTAGTGGCAAGATACCCGTCAGCCAGGTCCTAAAGCAGAGCAGCTCCCGGGCGCGGAATGCACagctccaccagcagcagcagatgcagatgcaacGGCCCAAGCTGAAGCACGCCCCCACTTACTCGCCCACCGATTTCGAGATCGACGACCTgatcgaggaggaggagagcaACGAGTACGGCCTGCCCTACTAA